A stretch of the Clostridium fungisolvens genome encodes the following:
- a CDS encoding CheR family methyltransferase — MLKDLDIYKQENEDIEISLLLEGVYLKYGYDFRNYSRAHVKRRILKRMLEENIESISYMQYKILYDKSFFYRMLGDLSINVTEMFRDPSFYNEFREKVVPILKTYPFVKIWHAGCSTGEEVYSMAILLKEEGLYEQTQIYATDFNNEVLKKAKEGIYSIDDIKKYTYNYQKSGGKNSFSDYYIAKYNSVIMDQALKKKITFADHNLVTDGIFAEVNVVICRNVLIYFNGQLQDKVLDLFSDSLCNGGFLCLGSRESIKHSNNIDRFKEFDYSERIYRKKYGE, encoded by the coding sequence ATGCTAAAAGATCTTGATATATATAAACAAGAAAATGAAGATATAGAAATTTCACTTTTACTTGAGGGAGTATATTTAAAATATGGATATGACTTTAGAAACTATTCTAGAGCACACGTTAAAAGAAGGATTCTTAAGAGGATGCTTGAAGAAAACATAGAAAGTATATCCTATATGCAATATAAAATCCTATATGACAAAAGCTTTTTTTATAGAATGCTAGGAGATCTTTCTATAAATGTTACTGAAATGTTTCGTGATCCTAGTTTCTATAATGAGTTTAGAGAGAAAGTTGTGCCTATTTTAAAAACATATCCCTTTGTTAAGATATGGCATGCTGGCTGTTCTACCGGAGAAGAAGTTTATTCCATGGCAATTTTATTGAAAGAGGAAGGCTTGTATGAGCAAACACAAATTTATGCCACAGATTTTAATAACGAAGTTTTAAAAAAAGCTAAAGAAGGCATATACTCTATCGATGATATTAAAAAGTATACTTACAACTATCAGAAGTCTGGAGGAAAAAATTCTTTTTCTGATTATTACATAGCAAAATATAATTCTGTGATAATGGATCAGGCACTTAAGAAAAAAATAACTTTTGCTGATCATAACCTAGTAACTGATGGAATCTTTGCTGAAGTGAATGTTGTAATATGCCGTAATGTTCTTATATATTTTAATGGACAACTACAGGATAAGGTACTGGATTTATTTTCAGATAGTTTATGTAATGGAGGATTTCTTTGTTTAGGCTCAAGAGAAAGTATTAAACACTCAAATAACATAGATAGGTTTAAGGAATTTGATTATTCGGAAAGAATTTATAGAAAGAAGTATGGAGAATGA
- a CDS encoding chemotaxis protein CheB — MKFRCVVIGASAGGIEAIATILKVINRDFPVPIVIVQHLSPESDGYLIKYFDSICRLKVKEAEEKEKITSGYVYIAPPNYHLLIEKDETLSLTVEDKENYSRPSIDVLFETASDCFKHKLIGVILTGANGDGSKGLKTIKQYGGMAIIEDPNTAAVSLMPQIASKTLQADYIIPLGKIVEKLIELTITNGYNEY, encoded by the coding sequence ATGAAGTTTAGATGTGTGGTTATTGGGGCATCGGCTGGGGGAATTGAGGCTATAGCAACCATATTAAAAGTTATAAACAGAGATTTTCCTGTTCCTATAGTAATAGTACAGCATTTGAGCCCTGAATCCGATGGCTATTTAATTAAATATTTTGATAGTATATGCAGGCTTAAGGTGAAAGAAGCGGAGGAAAAAGAAAAAATTACTTCAGGATATGTATATATAGCTCCTCCAAATTATCACCTTTTGATTGAGAAAGATGAAACTTTATCATTGACAGTAGAAGATAAAGAAAACTATTCAAGACCTTCTATAGATGTACTTTTTGAAACTGCCAGTGACTGCTTTAAGCATAAGCTTATAGGAGTCATATTGACCGGTGCAAATGGTGATGGAAGTAAGGGGTTGAAAACAATAAAGCAGTACGGGGGAATGGCTATAATCGAAGATCCAAATACTGCCGCGGTAAGTCTGATGCCTCAGATTGCTTCAAAAACCTTGCAGGCAGATTATATAATTCCTTTGGGGAAAATTGTCGAAAAATTGATTGAATTAACGATTACAAATGGATATAATGAGTACTGA
- a CDS encoding GGDEF domain-containing response regulator, translated as MSNKDKMNILIVDDRYDNLLVLESLLEHMDCNIIKATSGNEALSLMFDYDFALVLLDVQMPNMDGFETAELMRGNSKTRYVPIIFVTAISKEPSCIFAGYEKGAVDYLFKPIEPVILQSKVNVFLELYNQKRLYEDQTKLLELKIKELTKLQQDNHKLQNLSTTDGLTGIPNRRAFDNYLSMTLRNCERSKKPASLIMADIDFFKAYNDNYGHLKGDDCLIQVANSIISSVNRPLDFAARYGGEEFAVILPETTAEQAKVIAENIIEDLKELELKHEYSSVSQFVTLSLGVSEIVPDEVYSMDSFIENADKALYRAKKNGRNQVGC; from the coding sequence ATGAGTAACAAGGATAAGATGAATATATTAATAGTAGACGATAGATACGATAATTTACTGGTTTTAGAAAGTCTTTTAGAGCATATGGACTGCAATATTATTAAAGCAACCTCTGGAAATGAAGCTTTAAGTTTAATGTTTGATTATGATTTTGCACTAGTTCTCCTAGATGTTCAGATGCCAAATATGGATGGGTTTGAAACCGCAGAGCTTATGAGGGGGAACTCTAAGACTCGATACGTACCTATAATTTTTGTCACTGCAATAAGCAAAGAACCTAGTTGTATATTTGCAGGCTACGAAAAAGGTGCAGTGGACTATTTGTTTAAACCAATTGAACCGGTAATACTTCAAAGTAAGGTGAATGTGTTCTTAGAACTTTATAATCAAAAGAGACTTTATGAAGATCAAACAAAGCTTCTAGAGTTAAAGATAAAGGAGCTAACAAAGCTCCAGCAAGATAATCATAAGCTACAAAATTTATCTACCACTGATGGACTCACTGGTATACCAAATAGGAGAGCTTTTGATAATTACCTCAGTATGACCTTAAGGAACTGTGAACGTTCTAAAAAGCCAGCTTCATTAATAATGGCTGATATAGATTTTTTTAAGGCGTATAACGATAACTATGGTCATCTAAAGGGAGATGATTGCCTTATCCAAGTGGCAAATTCTATTATTTCATCAGTGAATAGACCACTTGATTTTGCTGCAAGATATGGTGGAGAAGAGTTTGCGGTGATCTTACCTGAAACAACAGCAGAGCAGGCTAAGGTAATAGCAGAGAACATAATAGAGGATCTAAAGGAATTGGAGCTTAAGCATGAATACTCATCAGTATCTCAATTTGTTACCCTAAGCTTAGGGGTTAGCGAAATAGTTCCTGATGAAGTCTATTCAATGGATAGCTTTATAGAAAATGCGGACAAGGCTTTATATAGAGCTAAGAAAAATGGTAGAAATCAAGTAGGTTGTTAA
- a CDS encoding radical SAM protein, producing the protein MNGGFNIAEYMSGGIENIINNIIKASLKNPRETAFMVKYMLASKEAKKKRDAFQENGQDVPSFLISSITSTCNLFCKGCYARANKACGEGLELNQMSAQRWGEIFEEAKELGIPFILLAGGEPLMRREVVEKAAKVKEIMFPIFTNGTMLDEAYISLLDKNRNLVPILSIEGDRNQTDDRRGQGTYDTLMKVMDSLKKKGILYGASVTVTTENINTVTSKEFFDKLYEKGCRAMVFVEYVPVTEATKNIAPTDKERDILEAKQAKLREMYEDAIFLSFPGDEKYTGGCLAAGRGFFHINTNGGAEPCPFSPFSDMNLKNCTLLEALKSPLFQKLKEYEILSGEHSGGCVLFEKEDEVKKLL; encoded by the coding sequence ATGAATGGTGGGTTTAACATAGCAGAATATATGAGTGGTGGAATAGAGAATATAATCAATAATATAATAAAAGCATCTTTAAAAAATCCAAGAGAAACGGCGTTCATGGTAAAATACATGCTGGCTAGTAAGGAAGCAAAGAAGAAAAGAGATGCATTTCAAGAGAATGGTCAAGATGTGCCTTCATTTTTAATCTCAAGTATAACTAGTACTTGTAACCTATTTTGTAAGGGGTGTTATGCTAGAGCAAATAAAGCTTGTGGAGAAGGCTTAGAATTAAATCAAATGTCAGCACAAAGATGGGGAGAAATTTTCGAGGAAGCAAAGGAGTTAGGAATTCCATTTATATTACTTGCTGGTGGAGAACCACTTATGAGAAGAGAAGTAGTTGAAAAAGCTGCTAAAGTAAAAGAAATAATGTTCCCTATATTTACAAATGGTACAATGCTTGATGAAGCTTATATAAGTCTCTTAGATAAGAATAGAAATCTAGTACCAATTCTAAGTATTGAAGGAGACAGAAATCAGACCGATGATAGACGTGGTCAAGGAACCTATGACACTCTAATGAAGGTAATGGATAGCTTAAAGAAAAAAGGTATATTATATGGTGCATCCGTTACCGTAACCACTGAAAATATAAATACAGTTACAAGTAAAGAGTTTTTTGATAAACTGTATGAAAAGGGCTGTAGAGCAATGGTTTTCGTGGAATATGTACCAGTTACAGAAGCTACTAAAAATATTGCTCCAACGGATAAAGAGCGTGATATTCTTGAAGCTAAGCAGGCAAAGCTTAGAGAAATGTACGAAGATGCTATCTTCTTATCTTTCCCTGGAGATGAAAAATATACAGGTGGATGCCTTGCTGCAGGTAGAGGATTCTTTCATATAAATACAAATGGCGGAGCAGAACCATGTCCATTTTCTCCTTTTTCAGATATGAATTTAAAAAATTGTACTTTGCTAGAGGCACTTAAATCTCCACTATTTCAAAAGCTTAAGGAATATGAAATACTTTCAGGAGAGCATAGTGGGGGATGTGTATTATTCGAAAAAGAAGATGAAGTTAAGAAGTTATTATAG
- a CDS encoding response regulator transcription factor, which yields MFRILVVEDNKNIRKLMAVKLEQAGYEAYQAEDGEKALEIMDSVHIDLIISDIMMPRLDGYELTKTLREADYNIPILMVTAKDSFEDKEKGFLVGTDDYMVKPIDMNEMLLRVSALLRRAKISTERKIILGDISLNYDSLTVTTTEETIELPKKEFYLLFKLLSYPNKIFTRQQLMDEIWGMDIDIDERTVDSHIKKLRKKFDYLEEFRIITIRGLGYKVEKYI from the coding sequence ATGTTTCGCATACTGGTGGTAGAAGATAATAAAAACATAAGAAAGCTAATGGCTGTAAAGCTTGAACAAGCTGGATATGAGGCTTACCAGGCTGAAGATGGTGAAAAAGCACTGGAGATAATGGACAGTGTTCATATAGATCTTATTATAAGTGATATCATGATGCCAAGACTTGATGGATACGAACTTACCAAGACCTTGAGAGAGGCTGATTATAATATACCTATACTTATGGTGACCGCCAAGGATAGTTTTGAAGATAAGGAAAAAGGATTCCTTGTAGGAACTGATGATTATATGGTAAAACCTATAGATATGAATGAGATGCTTTTAAGGGTTTCAGCACTTTTAAGAAGAGCTAAGATATCCACTGAGAGAAAGATAATACTTGGAGATATAAGTCTAAACTATGATAGCCTAACAGTAACTACAACAGAGGAGACTATAGAACTTCCTAAAAAAGAATTCTATTTATTGTTCAAGCTTTTAAGTTATCCTAATAAGATATTTACTAGGCAGCAGCTTATGGACGAGATATGGGGGATGGATATAGACATAGATGAACGTACTGTGGATAGCCATATTAAGAAGCTACGTAAAAAGTTTGATTATCTAGAGGAATTCAGAATCATCACCATACGTGGATTGGGGTATAAGGTGGAAAAGTATATATGA
- a CDS encoding sensor histidine kinase, whose product MKKISKSIRTKFTLIFIGILSFSCASSLIISLAISRILKLLDINFYSHGQNITQNVILIITLHICVLIGSITVFFVTKRIVKPIKQFSDSTKEIGKGNFDIQIDYKSHDEIGVLADNFNKMVQELKSMEYLRKDFMSSVSHEFKTPIASIQGFVEILKDKNLPKESFDEYTDIIIEETKRLNNLCSNMLRLSRLDNQIIQNEAKVFSLDEQIRKTLLLLEEQWSKKNLDLNLNLEKVTYSGDEELMQQVWVNLIGNAIKFSNDQGCIDISLKKDKQNIIITIKDNGIGISEESKSRIYEKFYQGDASRASEGNGLGLAIVKRIIEICNGDITFESKAGDGTVFKVTL is encoded by the coding sequence ATGAAGAAGATATCCAAATCAATAAGAACTAAATTTACCTTGATTTTTATAGGCATACTAAGTTTTTCATGTGCGTCATCTCTAATTATTTCCTTAGCAATAAGCCGTATTTTAAAATTGCTTGATATTAATTTTTATAGCCATGGACAGAATATAACTCAAAATGTTATTTTAATAATTACTTTACATATATGCGTATTAATTGGCTCTATTACTGTGTTCTTTGTGACAAAACGCATAGTTAAGCCAATAAAACAGTTTAGTGATAGTACTAAGGAGATTGGAAAAGGTAATTTTGATATACAAATAGATTATAAAAGCCATGATGAGATAGGTGTTCTGGCAGATAATTTTAATAAGATGGTACAAGAACTTAAAAGTATGGAGTACTTAAGGAAAGATTTTATGAGTAGTGTATCTCATGAATTTAAGACGCCAATAGCCTCAATTCAAGGTTTTGTAGAAATATTAAAGGATAAGAACTTACCAAAGGAAAGCTTTGATGAATACACTGACATTATTATAGAAGAAACAAAAAGACTTAATAATTTATGTTCTAATATGCTTAGACTTTCACGACTGGACAATCAAATAATTCAAAATGAAGCAAAAGTATTTTCTCTAGATGAACAGATAAGAAAAACTCTTCTTTTATTAGAGGAGCAATGGAGTAAGAAGAATCTAGATCTAAACCTTAACTTAGAAAAGGTTACCTATAGTGGAGATGAGGAGCTTATGCAGCAGGTATGGGTGAATCTAATTGGGAATGCTATAAAGTTTTCAAATGATCAAGGATGCATAGATATATCACTCAAAAAAGATAAGCAGAACATAATAATTACAATAAAGGATAATGGAATAGGTATATCTGAAGAATCTAAGAGTAGAATATATGAAAAGTTCTATCAAGGAGATGCTTCAAGAGCATCAGAAGGAAATGGTCTGGGGCTTGCAATTGTAAAACGTATTATAGAGATATGTAATGGTGATATAACCTTTGAAAGCAAGGCTGGTGACGGCACTGTTTTTAAGGTTACTTTATAA
- a CDS encoding Fic family protein: MFNNIDDKKKLLDSKRPLNISELNNLKKYFDVELTYNSNAIEGNTLTITETKVILEDGLTIGKGKSLREHLEVINHKEAIDYIEDIVSKNIDISERVIKDLHYIILKSIDNKNAGEYRQSNVLISGSKHRPVEHFLVKEKMSELLDWYNNNKIVLHPIELAAEFHFRYVYIHPFIDGNGRTARLLMNLILMRNGYPISIIKTENRDEYMKSLEIASTEGNLNDFIDIVKNAVDKSLELYLYILN; encoded by the coding sequence ATGTTTAACAACATAGATGATAAGAAAAAGCTGTTAGATAGTAAAAGACCTTTAAATATATCAGAGTTAAATAACTTAAAAAAGTATTTTGATGTTGAGTTAACATATAATTCTAATGCAATAGAAGGTAATACGTTAACTATAACAGAAACAAAGGTAATCCTTGAAGATGGTCTTACTATAGGTAAAGGAAAAAGCTTAAGGGAGCACCTTGAAGTTATCAATCATAAAGAAGCCATAGACTATATTGAAGATATAGTGAGTAAAAATATAGATATTTCAGAAAGAGTTATAAAAGACTTACATTATATAATACTAAAAAGTATAGATAATAAAAATGCAGGTGAATATAGACAAAGTAATGTATTAATAAGCGGTAGTAAACATAGACCAGTTGAGCATTTTTTAGTTAAAGAAAAAATGAGTGAATTATTGGATTGGTATAATAACAATAAGATTGTACTTCATCCGATTGAGCTTGCTGCAGAATTTCACTTTAGATATGTTTATATCCATCCGTTTATAGATGGTAATGGAAGAACTGCAAGACTTTTAATGAATTTAATATTAATGAGAAATGGTTATCCAATAAGTATTATAAAGACTGAAAATAGAGATGAATACATGAAGTCACTAGAAATTGCTAGTACAGAAGGAAACTTGAATGATTTTATAGATATAGTTAAAAATGCAGTAGATAAAAGTTTAGAGCTTTATTTGTATATTTTAAACTAA
- a CDS encoding Gfo/Idh/MocA family protein — protein sequence MKVRFGIIGLGNIAARFAKVLNMAQGVELNSVAALDMGRAERFKESFGAKKAYDKYIDLIKDGEVDVIYIAQTHNFHFDMVKLCLNNNKPVICEKPLVTNKKDAEELVKLARENNVLLMEAMWSRCIPTTQKVKQWVKEGKIGEVKLINASFAFNFPFDPEHRLYNPKLAGGSLYDVGVYPIEFATGILEEKPTVVNSVGTISKSGVDDFVVMNMKFNSGALASLSCGFTADTNRDAHIYGSDGQIVVYDFLGPRRCELYDRQNNLIEVFEESFEDGFIYQINHFVELYMNNKIESDIIPLQDTIDCAEIFDTVLSQCGVK from the coding sequence ATGAAAGTAAGGTTTGGTATTATAGGGCTTGGAAATATAGCTGCAAGGTTTGCAAAGGTTTTAAATATGGCTCAAGGGGTAGAGCTAAATTCAGTTGCAGCTTTAGATATGGGACGAGCTGAGAGATTTAAAGAAAGTTTTGGTGCAAAGAAAGCTTATGATAAATATATTGATTTGATAAAAGATGGAGAGGTAGATGTAATTTATATAGCACAAACTCATAATTTTCATTTTGATATGGTGAAGCTTTGTTTGAATAACAATAAGCCTGTAATATGTGAAAAACCACTGGTTACAAATAAAAAAGATGCAGAAGAATTAGTTAAGCTTGCGAGGGAGAACAATGTGCTTTTAATGGAAGCGATGTGGTCAAGGTGTATTCCTACTACTCAAAAGGTTAAGCAGTGGGTGAAAGAAGGTAAGATTGGAGAAGTTAAGCTAATAAATGCTTCTTTTGCTTTTAACTTTCCTTTTGATCCAGAACACAGATTGTATAATCCTAAGTTAGCAGGTGGAAGTCTATATGATGTAGGGGTGTACCCTATAGAGTTTGCAACAGGTATATTAGAGGAGAAACCTACTGTTGTAAACAGTGTAGGTACCATCAGTAAGTCTGGTGTTGATGATTTCGTAGTGATGAACATGAAGTTTAATAGTGGTGCCTTAGCTTCCTTAAGCTGTGGCTTTACTGCTGATACTAATAGAGATGCACATATATATGGTTCGGATGGACAGATAGTAGTTTATGATTTTCTAGGACCAAGAAGATGTGAATTGTATGATAGACAAAATAATTTAATAGAAGTTTTTGAGGAAAGCTTTGAAGATGGCTTTATATATCAGATTAATCATTTTGTTGAGTTATATATGAATAATAAAATAGAGAGTGATATAATACCACTTCAAGATACTATTGACTGCGCAGAAATTTTTGATACAGTTCTATCTCAATGTGGAGTTAAGTAA
- a CDS encoding helix-turn-helix domain-containing protein — protein sequence MNFYSPSEKIRLMRKRFRINQAEIEGVNMTRAFISMMESGKRNVSKASSKALAEKFNEIGRRISVNLDLDDEYFSRQPDEDARFYCEEELHKDNDHKKLEELANIAKQFKLDDLLARIYKIDGDKYFAEKEYTKAFMSLSNALGKYKELKDDKDQVVIYNSMGTCKTRMNEYEEAIFYYKQAISYALQENDDTTFLKAMNNLSLSYYHTKQYDKCINTIDENILNSNKGSEINRGIIIQAMVTKAVSLYDLGRKEEAVKEYFSIIEEIKDEDEELLSVLYNNISKYYLETNDFQQGLKYVTEAQRLKSKVSKHTLPNTINTKGQVFFKQGFYDESIMLFELAIDIAEEYKKFDMLLENYKDLVKVYESTNDLDKVKIAMESFLNTLEQYDIEMGKSYALYKLAEVSAKQGDSIKSIEFLNKLEPFLGK from the coding sequence TTGAATTTTTATAGTCCTAGTGAAAAAATAAGACTAATGAGAAAAAGGTTTAGAATTAACCAAGCTGAGATTGAAGGAGTCAATATGACAAGAGCCTTCATAAGCATGATGGAAAGCGGAAAAAGAAATGTAAGCAAAGCAAGTTCCAAGGCTTTAGCTGAAAAGTTTAATGAAATAGGAAGAAGAATTTCTGTCAATCTAGACTTAGATGATGAATACTTTTCAAGGCAACCAGATGAGGATGCGAGGTTTTATTGTGAAGAAGAGTTACATAAAGACAATGATCATAAAAAACTTGAAGAGCTTGCAAACATAGCTAAGCAATTCAAGTTAGATGATTTATTGGCTAGAATATATAAAATAGACGGTGATAAGTATTTTGCAGAGAAAGAATATACTAAAGCATTTATGAGTTTAAGCAATGCTCTTGGTAAATATAAAGAACTTAAAGATGATAAGGATCAGGTCGTTATTTACAATAGTATGGGAACTTGTAAAACTAGAATGAATGAGTATGAGGAAGCAATATTTTATTACAAACAAGCCATAAGCTATGCTTTACAAGAAAATGATGATACAACTTTTTTAAAGGCCATGAATAATTTATCATTATCTTACTATCACACTAAGCAATATGATAAGTGCATAAATACCATAGATGAAAATATACTCAATAGTAATAAAGGTAGTGAAATAAACAGAGGAATTATCATACAAGCAATGGTTACTAAAGCGGTTAGCCTATATGATTTAGGAAGAAAAGAAGAGGCGGTTAAAGAGTATTTTAGTATAATTGAAGAAATCAAAGATGAAGATGAAGAGCTGTTATCTGTTTTGTATAATAATATAAGTAAATATTATCTTGAAACTAACGATTTTCAGCAAGGATTGAAATATGTTACTGAAGCACAAAGGCTTAAAAGCAAGGTAAGTAAGCATACACTACCTAATACAATAAACACTAAGGGACAAGTGTTTTTTAAACAGGGATTTTATGATGAAAGCATAATGCTGTTTGAATTGGCTATAGACATTGCTGAGGAATATAAAAAGTTTGATATGCTTTTAGAAAATTATAAAGATTTAGTGAAGGTTTATGAATCAACAAATGATCTGGATAAAGTAAAGATTGCTATGGAAAGCTTTCTAAACACTTTAGAGCAATATGATATTGAGATGGGTAAGAGTTATGCTCTATATAAATTAGCAGAAGTATCTGCAAAACAAGGAGATAGTATCAAATCTATTGAATTTTTAAATAAGTTGGAACCATTCCTTGGAAAATAA